A stretch of Aphanothece sacrum FPU1 DNA encodes these proteins:
- a CDS encoding AAA family ATPase — MTITSETLIKLSQNLNKIIVGQPLVIKQLLVAFLSGGHIILEGVPGTGKTLLVKVLSKLIKAEFKRVQLTPDILPSDILGTNIFDLSSRTFTLQKGPIFTEILLADEINRTPPKTQSALLEAMEEQQVTLDGETLVLSPLFWVAATQNPLEFEGTYPLPEAQLDRFLFKLILDYPSLEASKQMLLNFQEGFKGKKIDLEQLEPIATVADILQARQQIQSIKVDDKIIDYILNLVEKTRQHPDLELGVSPRATVAWLQTSKAQAWFSQRDYVTPDDVKNIASPLLRHRLILKPESQLDGIKIDTVITSLLKQVPVPR, encoded by the coding sequence ATGACAATTACATCAGAAACCTTAATCAAGCTTAGTCAAAATCTTAACAAAATTATTGTAGGACAACCTCTCGTCATCAAACAACTATTAGTCGCATTTCTCAGTGGAGGTCATATTATTCTTGAAGGTGTTCCAGGAACGGGAAAAACTCTCTTGGTTAAAGTCTTATCTAAATTAATTAAAGCAGAATTTAAACGAGTTCAATTAACTCCTGATATTCTCCCTTCAGATATCTTAGGAACTAATATTTTTGACCTTAGTAGTCGTACTTTTACTTTACAAAAAGGACCTATTTTTACAGAAATATTACTCGCAGATGAAATTAACCGGACTCCTCCAAAAACTCAATCTGCACTCTTAGAAGCGATGGAAGAACAGCAAGTAACTTTAGATGGTGAAACTTTAGTTTTATCTCCTTTATTTTGGGTAGCAGCAACACAAAATCCTTTAGAATTTGAAGGAACTTATCCCTTACCAGAAGCACAATTAGATCGTTTTTTGTTTAAGTTAATTCTTGATTATCCATCCCTAGAAGCATCTAAACAAATGTTACTTAATTTTCAAGAAGGTTTTAAGGGTAAAAAAATAGATTTAGAGCAACTAGAACCTATTGCTACAGTAGCAGATATTCTGCAAGCACGTCAACAAATTCAATCTATAAAAGTTGATGATAAGATTATTGATTATATTCTTAATCTAGTTGAAAAAACCCGTCAACATCCTGATTTAGAATTAGGGGTTTCTCCCAGGGCAACTGTTGCTTGGTTACAAACAAGTAAAGCACAAGCTTGGTTTTCCCAACGAGATTATGTTACCCCTGATGATGTAAAAAATATTGCCTCTCCTTTATTACGTCATCGTCTAATTTTGAAACCAGAATCACAATTAGATGGTATCAAAATTGATACTGTTATTACTTCATTACTCAAACAAGTTCCTGTCCCTAGATAA
- a CDS encoding ABC transporter ATP-binding protein, translating to MKEQNTPLLRLSDVSLSDSLGKISLLEEISFSLNLGDRLGIMGQSGAGKTTLLRLINRLQDPSSGLIEFDGQFLINIPSIKLRQQVVLVPQEPKLLGMTVEETLTYPLLLQKLPQTEIEQRLEQWRSHLSIPDNWLTRNELQLSLGQRQIVSMARGLIMQPKLLLLDEPTSALDSDRAYQLIEKLISLSQNNLTTIIMVNHQKIMVDQFTDRILTLRQGKIIN from the coding sequence ATGAAGGAACAAAATACACCATTATTACGATTATCGGACGTTAGTTTAAGTGATTCTCTAGGAAAAATTTCTTTGTTGGAGGAAATTTCTTTTAGTCTTAATTTAGGTGATCGCTTGGGAATTATGGGGCAGTCTGGGGCCGGAAAAACTACCCTATTACGTCTGATTAACCGTTTACAAGATCCCTCCTCTGGTTTAATAGAATTTGATGGTCAATTTTTAATTAATATCCCCTCTATTAAATTACGTCAACAGGTTGTTTTAGTGCCTCAAGAACCCAAATTATTAGGGATGACGGTAGAAGAAACCCTTACTTATCCTCTCCTATTACAAAAACTACCTCAAACTGAGATTGAACAACGTCTTGAACAATGGCGATCGCATTTATCTATTCCTGATAATTGGTTAACTCGCAATGAGTTACAATTATCTCTTGGACAACGACAAATCGTAAGTATGGCGCGAGGGTTGATCATGCAACCTAAATTATTATTATTAGATGAACCGACTTCTGCTTTAGATAGTGATCGCGCTTATCAATTAATCGAAAAGTTAATTAGTTTAAGTCAAAATAATTTGACCACAATTATTATGGTGAATCATCAAAAAATAATGGTTGATCAATTTACTGATCGTATTTTAACATTACGTCAAGGAAAAATTATTAATTAA
- a CDS encoding type II toxin-antitoxin system RelE/ParE family toxin: protein MIYNVFIEPTAFQEIETSYRWMCDNLSAEVANNWYYELQDAITSLQKFPLRCGIAPEADVIGREIRQLWVGKRRKYRVLFVIEENVIAILHVRHSHQSYLTEESD, encoded by the coding sequence ATGATTTATAATGTTTTCATTGAGCCAACCGCTTTTCAAGAAATTGAAACATCCTATCGGTGGATGTGCGATAATCTGAGTGCTGAAGTTGCCAATAATTGGTATTACGAACTTCAAGATGCGATAACTTCTCTGCAAAAATTTCCCTTACGATGTGGCATAGCACCAGAGGCGGATGTAATTGGTCGTGAAATTCGACAACTGTGGGTTGGAAAACGAAGAAAATATCGGGTTTTGTTTGTTATTGAAGAAAATGTTATAGCAATTCTTCATGTTCGCCACAGTCACCAATCCTATCTCACGGAAGAATCGGACTAA
- a CDS encoding prevent-host-death family protein: MTIKELLLLEIDNTSNEILEDIFNFLKSLKTTPKQPIATYRELLERIDYLEAVVGIRKGLEEFEQGKGIPADQALLSLQNKFNIPPRQ; encoded by the coding sequence ATGACGATCAAAGAATTGCTATTACTCGAAATTGATAATACTTCCAACGAAATACTAGAAGACATATTTAACTTCTTAAAATCACTCAAAACAACACCTAAACAACCCATAGCTACCTATAGAGAACTATTAGAACGCATCGATTACCTAGAGGCGGTTGTAGGTATTCGCAAAGGTTTAGAAGAATTTGAACAAGGTAAAGGAATTCCAGCCGATCAAGCATTGTTAAGCCTACAAAACAAATTTAATATTCCTCCACGCCAATGA